A genomic window from Sphingomonas taxi includes:
- a CDS encoding lipopolysaccharide biosynthesis protein: MTESKDIDALAKGGRTNIAGFVLRLAARIPFLFIAGRLYGPDLVGRFALAVVVVELAALVATLGLKRGLAQALSSSDQPHVCVVWDALALAFILSIAASAVLIAFPQVMYANTQVTGLDRFLPCIIVAVAWSDVSLSALAYRHDVKAAVTARAVVEPWTISIAAWVFSFFTIKDGLVLSYVASMTAALIASFVPFLRSYGLPRGWSPHPGQLFALARANAPLAGADALEWGSRNVDRFILGVMFEPKIVGIYYMAQQVASLPQKLKTSFDPILGPVITKSLAVNDRAAIAHQVRQVAFWIMAAQAGLALMGSIPAGAVMGVVGPQFVAGSAALGFLLTAEVLASTGAVCESALVYTARHRNLIISIVMLAVQIALSFALIVAMRRLGWPTTWQAAGPAVALMVSVALTSVVKATLLGRILSAPVSPWRWPLLWAVIAATLVGGVFTALPPQFEWLELAGGEPAIAATYLFVLWKWAFGPADRALFGKMPNAEEATLPNVGSPVR, encoded by the coding sequence GTGACCGAATCGAAGGACATCGACGCGCTCGCCAAGGGCGGGCGCACCAATATCGCCGGCTTCGTGCTGCGCCTCGCCGCGCGCATCCCGTTCCTGTTCATCGCCGGCCGCCTCTACGGCCCGGATCTGGTCGGCCGCTTCGCGCTCGCCGTCGTCGTGGTCGAACTCGCCGCATTGGTCGCTACACTGGGTCTCAAGCGTGGCCTCGCGCAGGCGCTGTCGTCCTCCGACCAGCCGCATGTCTGCGTCGTCTGGGATGCGCTGGCGCTCGCCTTCATCCTGTCGATCGCGGCGAGCGCGGTGCTGATCGCCTTCCCGCAGGTGATGTACGCCAATACGCAGGTGACCGGGCTCGACCGGTTCCTGCCGTGCATCATCGTCGCGGTGGCCTGGTCGGACGTCAGCCTGTCGGCGCTCGCCTATCGCCACGACGTCAAGGCGGCGGTGACCGCGCGCGCCGTGGTCGAGCCGTGGACGATCTCGATCGCCGCCTGGGTCTTTTCCTTCTTCACGATCAAGGACGGGCTGGTCCTGTCCTATGTCGCGTCGATGACCGCAGCGCTGATCGCCAGCTTCGTGCCGTTCCTGCGCAGCTACGGCCTGCCGCGCGGCTGGTCGCCGCATCCCGGGCAATTGTTCGCGCTCGCCCGCGCCAATGCGCCGCTCGCCGGCGCCGACGCACTGGAATGGGGCAGCCGCAACGTCGACCGCTTCATCCTCGGCGTGATGTTCGAGCCGAAGATCGTCGGCATCTATTACATGGCGCAGCAGGTCGCGAGCCTGCCGCAGAAGCTCAAGACCAGCTTCGATCCGATCCTCGGCCCGGTCATCACCAAGAGCCTCGCGGTCAACGATCGCGCCGCGATCGCGCATCAGGTGCGGCAGGTGGCGTTCTGGATCATGGCGGCGCAGGCCGGGCTGGCACTGATGGGATCGATCCCCGCGGGGGCGGTGATGGGCGTGGTCGGGCCGCAATTCGTCGCTGGGAGTGCGGCGCTCGGCTTCCTGCTGACCGCCGAGGTGCTCGCCTCGACCGGGGCGGTGTGCGAATCGGCGCTGGTCTATACCGCGCGGCATCGCAACCTGATCATCTCGATCGTCATGCTGGCGGTGCAGATCGCGCTGAGCTTCGCGCTGATCGTCGCGATGCGCCGGCTCGGCTGGCCGACGACGTGGCAGGCGGCGGGGCCGGCGGTGGCGCTGATGGTCAGCGTGGCGCTGACCTCGGTGGTGAAGGCGACGCTGCTCGGCCGTATCCTGTCCGCACCGGTGTCGCCGTGGCGCTGGCCGCTGCTGTGGGCGGTGATCGCCGCGACGCTGGTCGGCGGCGTGTTCACCGCGCTGCCGCCGCAGTTCGAATGGCTCGAACTCGCCGGCGGCGAACCGGCGATCGCCGCGACCTATCTGTTCGTGCTGTGGAAATGGGCGTTCGGTCCGGCCGACCGGGCGTTGTTCGGCAAGATGCCCAATGCCGAGGAGGCCACCTTGCCCAACGTGGGATCACCCGTCCGGTAG
- the purH gene encoding bifunctional phosphoribosylaminoimidazolecarboxamide formyltransferase/IMP cyclohydrolase codes for MSTISIKRALLSVSDKTGIVELSQSLAAKGVELVSTGGTARALRDAGLAVRDVSEVTGFPEMMDGRVKTLHPMVHGGLLAVRDDPEHAAAMAEHAIGAIDLVVVNLYPFEATVARGADRDTVIENIDIGGPSMVRSAAKNHAYVAIVTDPADYAIVAAGETTLDQRRLFAAKAFAATASYDGAIARWFGTVDQAEPFPAVLPVTMTRAASLRYGENPHQSAAFYASNDGIRGIGQARQVQGKELSYNNLNDADAALELVAEFRDAAPTCVIVKHANPCGVATASSLEAAYAEAFACDTVSAFGGIIAVNRPLDAATAKAITGIFTEVVVAPDADEEALALFAAKKNLRLLLTGDLPDPARAGLFAKSIAGGWLVQGRDNGTPGELKVVTKRAPTEQELADCRFAWTVAKHVKSNAIVYAKDGATAGVGAGQMNRLESARIAARKAKDAADKAGWAMPRTIGSAVASDAFFPFADGLLAAVEAGATAVIQPGGSIRDEEVIAAADAAGLAMVFTGMRHFRH; via the coding sequence ATGTCCACCATCTCCATCAAGCGCGCCCTGCTGTCGGTCTCCGACAAGACCGGCATTGTCGAGCTTTCTCAATCACTTGCCGCGAAGGGCGTCGAGCTGGTTTCGACCGGCGGCACCGCCAGGGCGCTGCGCGACGCCGGCCTTGCTGTGCGCGACGTTAGTGAAGTTACCGGCTTTCCCGAGATGATGGACGGCCGCGTCAAGACGCTCCACCCGATGGTCCACGGCGGCCTGCTCGCGGTCCGCGACGACCCCGAGCACGCCGCGGCGATGGCGGAGCATGCGATCGGCGCGATCGACCTGGTGGTGGTGAACCTCTATCCGTTCGAGGCGACCGTCGCCCGCGGCGCCGACCGCGACACGGTCATCGAGAACATCGACATCGGCGGCCCCTCGATGGTCCGCTCCGCCGCCAAGAACCACGCCTATGTCGCGATCGTCACCGACCCCGCCGACTATGCCATCGTCGCGGCCGGCGAGACGACGCTCGACCAGCGCCGCCTGTTCGCCGCCAAGGCCTTTGCCGCCACCGCCAGCTATGACGGCGCGATCGCGCGCTGGTTCGGCACCGTCGATCAGGCCGAGCCCTTCCCCGCGGTGCTGCCGGTGACGATGACCCGCGCCGCCTCGCTGCGCTACGGCGAGAACCCACACCAGTCCGCCGCCTTCTACGCCAGCAACGACGGCATCCGCGGCATCGGCCAGGCGCGCCAGGTGCAGGGCAAGGAGCTGAGCTACAACAACCTCAACGACGCCGATGCCGCGCTCGAGCTGGTCGCCGAGTTCCGCGACGCCGCGCCGACCTGCGTCATCGTCAAGCACGCCAACCCCTGCGGCGTCGCCACCGCCTCCAGCCTCGAAGCGGCCTATGCCGAGGCCTTCGCCTGCGACACCGTCTCGGCGTTCGGCGGCATCATCGCGGTCAACCGCCCGCTCGACGCGGCGACGGCGAAGGCGATTACCGGCATCTTCACCGAGGTGGTCGTCGCCCCCGACGCCGACGAGGAGGCGCTGGCGCTGTTCGCCGCCAAGAAGAACCTGCGGCTGCTGCTCACCGGCGACCTGCCCGATCCGGCGCGCGCCGGCCTGTTCGCCAAGTCGATCGCCGGCGGCTGGCTGGTGCAGGGCCGCGACAATGGTACGCCAGGCGAGCTGAAGGTCGTCACCAAGCGCGCTCCCACCGAGCAGGAGCTGGCCGACTGCCGCTTCGCCTGGACCGTCGCCAAGCACGTCAAGTCGAACGCGATCGTCTATGCCAAGGACGGCGCGACCGCCGGCGTCGGCGCGGGCCAGATGAACCGTCTGGAATCAGCGCGCATCGCCGCGAGGAAGGCGAAGGACGCCGCCGACAAGGCGGGCTGGGCGATGCCGCGCACGATCGGCTCGGCGGTCGCGTCGGACGCCTTCTTCCCATTCGCCGACGGCCTGCTCGCCGCGGTCGAGGCGGGGGCGACCGCGGTGATCCAGCCGGGCGGATCGATCCGCGACGAGGAAGTGATCGCCGCCGCCGACGCCGCGGGCCTCGCGATGGTCTTCACCGGCATGCGCCACTTCCGCCACTAA
- a CDS encoding serine hydrolase, with protein MIASCAALAGCGSTSRPIGSGPAPAETPALAVSIPIPAAAPPPRRVAPAQLTSAIDALARNFDGKFGIAIRAVDAGWTVTSPGARIRLPQQSVSKLWVAMTLMDLRDQGKARLDDPVVVRPEDLTLFHQPIAMLVKGDGYHTTVGELLTRALTHSDNTANDRLLTYVGGPAAVHAMIERKQLGDIRFGPGERLLQSRTAGLTWSQSMAVGGGFEAARSRLSPEARTAALDAYVNDPPDGAAPLAIADALSRLARGELFTETSTRILLDTMGASVTGRARLRAALPAGWQIAHKTGTGQDLGGRNAGFNDVGLLTAPDGRRYAIAVMIGDSRRPIRERQQLIQSVAAAVANYAGGGATGA; from the coding sequence ATGATCGCCAGTTGCGCCGCCCTTGCCGGCTGCGGCTCGACCTCGCGGCCGATCGGCAGCGGCCCCGCCCCCGCCGAGACACCGGCGCTCGCGGTGTCGATCCCGATCCCCGCCGCCGCACCGCCGCCGCGCCGGGTGGCACCGGCACAGCTGACCAGCGCAATCGATGCGCTCGCGCGCAATTTCGACGGCAAGTTCGGCATCGCAATCCGCGCCGTCGACGCGGGATGGACGGTGACCTCGCCGGGCGCGCGGATCCGCCTGCCGCAACAGTCGGTGAGCAAATTGTGGGTCGCGATGACGCTGATGGACCTGCGCGACCAGGGCAAGGCGCGGCTCGACGATCCCGTCGTCGTCCGCCCCGAGGACCTGACGCTGTTCCACCAGCCGATCGCGATGCTGGTCAAGGGCGACGGCTATCACACCACCGTCGGCGAACTGCTCACCCGTGCGCTGACGCACAGCGACAATACCGCCAACGACCGGCTGCTCACCTATGTCGGCGGCCCCGCCGCGGTGCATGCGATGATCGAGCGCAAACAATTGGGCGACATCCGCTTCGGCCCCGGCGAGCGCCTGCTCCAGTCGAGGACCGCGGGGCTGACGTGGAGCCAGTCGATGGCGGTCGGCGGCGGCTTCGAGGCGGCACGCTCGCGCCTGTCGCCGGAGGCGCGCACCGCGGCGCTCGACGCTTATGTCAACGATCCGCCGGACGGCGCGGCACCGCTCGCGATCGCCGACGCGCTGTCGCGGCTGGCGCGTGGCGAGCTGTTCACCGAGACCTCGACGCGCATCCTGCTCGATACGATGGGCGCCTCGGTGACCGGCCGCGCCCGGTTGCGCGCCGCTTTGCCCGCCGGCTGGCAGATCGCGCACAAGACCGGCACCGGGCAGGATCTCGGCGGTCGCAATGCCGGCTTCAACGACGTCGGCCTGCTCACCGCGCCCGACGGTCGGCGCTATGCGATCGCGGTGATGATCGGGGATTCGCGACGGCCGATCCGCGAACGGCAGCAGCTGATCCAGTCGGTCGCGGCGGCGGTGGCGAATTATGCGGGGGGCGGGGCGACGGGCGCCTGA
- a CDS encoding thiamine pyrophosphate-requiring protein, with protein MAQMTSDFFVDRLKAWGVTRIYGYSGDGINGVLGALQRAEKAGEGIEFIQVRHEEMAAFMASAHAKFTGELGVCLSTGGPGATHLLTGLYDAKLDHAPVLAIAGQAETTVRGASYQQELNLDRIFADVADYVQEATAPAQVRHVTDRSIRIAVAGNGVGVIVLPKDVQDEPYEDPKVQHGFTRSGVGYSRPLIVPQPRDLARAAEVLNAGEKVAILIGAGARDGAEAVVRVTDLLGAGVAKALLGKDVLSDELPFVTGAIGLLGTKPSWDMMQGADTLLMIGTGFPWAEFLPPDGKVRAVQIDVDAGMLGLRYPTEVNLHGGARETLEALIPLLHAKPDRSWRETIEAGVVDWWQTLEARAMAEAKPVNPQRVVWEMSPQLPANAIVTSDSGSCCNWYARDFKLKQGQRASLSGGLASMGAAVPYAIAAKFAHPERPVVALVGDGAMQMNNLAEMITVQKYWQRWADPRFIVCVFNNEDLNEVTWEQRVMEGNPRFPTTQDLPDVPYARFAEMIGLKGIFVERPEDLAGAWAAALASDRPVILEVKTDPEVAPLPPHLTLAQAKAFMSSMAKGDRGAGRVIAETARQLFKEVTG; from the coding sequence ATGGCACAGATGACCAGCGACTTTTTCGTGGACCGGCTGAAAGCCTGGGGCGTGACCCGCATCTACGGCTATTCGGGCGACGGCATCAACGGCGTGCTCGGCGCGCTGCAACGCGCGGAGAAGGCGGGCGAGGGCATCGAGTTCATCCAGGTCCGCCACGAGGAAATGGCCGCGTTCATGGCGAGCGCGCACGCCAAGTTCACCGGCGAGCTCGGCGTCTGCCTGTCCACCGGTGGCCCCGGCGCGACGCATCTACTCACTGGCCTGTACGACGCCAAGCTCGATCATGCGCCGGTGCTGGCGATCGCCGGCCAGGCGGAGACGACGGTGCGCGGCGCGAGCTATCAGCAGGAGCTCAACCTCGACCGCATCTTCGCCGACGTCGCCGATTACGTGCAGGAGGCGACCGCGCCGGCGCAGGTCCGCCATGTCACCGACCGCTCGATCCGCATCGCGGTGGCGGGCAATGGCGTCGGCGTGATCGTGCTGCCCAAGGACGTGCAGGACGAACCCTATGAGGATCCGAAAGTCCAGCACGGCTTCACCCGCTCGGGCGTCGGCTACAGCCGGCCGCTGATCGTGCCGCAGCCGCGCGACCTCGCCCGCGCCGCGGAGGTGCTCAACGCCGGCGAGAAGGTCGCGATCCTGATCGGCGCCGGCGCGCGCGACGGTGCCGAGGCGGTGGTGCGCGTCACCGACCTGCTTGGCGCGGGTGTCGCCAAGGCGCTGCTCGGCAAGGACGTGCTGTCCGACGAACTGCCCTTCGTCACCGGCGCGATCGGCCTGCTCGGCACCAAGCCGTCATGGGACATGATGCAGGGCGCCGACACGCTGCTGATGATCGGCACCGGCTTTCCATGGGCGGAGTTCCTGCCGCCCGACGGCAAGGTCCGCGCGGTGCAGATCGACGTCGATGCCGGCATGCTCGGGCTGCGCTATCCGACCGAGGTCAATCTGCACGGCGGTGCGCGCGAGACGCTGGAGGCGCTGATCCCGCTGCTCCACGCCAAGCCCGACCGTAGCTGGCGCGAGACGATCGAGGCAGGCGTCGTCGACTGGTGGCAGACGCTGGAAGCGCGTGCGATGGCCGAGGCCAAACCGGTCAACCCGCAGCGCGTGGTGTGGGAGATGTCACCGCAGCTGCCCGCGAATGCGATCGTCACCTCGGACAGCGGATCGTGCTGCAACTGGTATGCGCGCGACTTCAAGCTGAAGCAGGGACAGCGCGCGTCGCTGTCCGGCGGGCTCGCGTCGATGGGGGCGGCGGTGCCCTATGCAATCGCGGCGAAGTTCGCGCATCCCGAGCGGCCGGTGGTGGCGCTGGTTGGCGACGGGGCGATGCAGATGAACAATCTCGCCGAGATGATCACCGTGCAGAAATATTGGCAGCGTTGGGCCGATCCGCGCTTCATCGTCTGCGTGTTCAACAACGAGGACCTCAACGAGGTCACGTGGGAGCAGCGTGTGATGGAGGGCAATCCGCGCTTCCCGACGACGCAGGACCTGCCCGACGTGCCCTATGCGCGCTTCGCCGAGATGATCGGGCTTAAGGGCATCTTCGTCGAGCGACCCGAGGATCTGGCGGGGGCCTGGGCGGCGGCGCTGGCCTCCGACCGGCCGGTGATCCTCGAGGTGAAGACCGATCCCGAGGTCGCGCCGTTGCCGCCGCATCTGACGTTGGCGCAGGCCAAGGCATTCATGTCGTCGATGGCCAAGGGCGACCGCGGCGCCGGCCGGGTGATCGCCGAGACGGCACGGCAATTGTTCAAGGAGGTGACCGGCTGA
- the polA gene encoding DNA polymerase I translates to MPHLYLVDGSGYIFRAYHRLPPLTNKHGEPVGAVYGYTAMLWKLADELHAAEGPTHMAVILDKSSKTFRNDLYDQYKAHRPPPPEDLVPQFPMIRDATRAFSLPCIETEGLEADDIIACYAKAALAQGWQVTIVSSDKDLMQLIEPGLDLYDTMNNRRLGAEHVAEKFFGIAPTQLGDVLALMGDSVDNVPGVPGVGPKTAAKLILEHGDLESVLAAAEGMKKGKLRDNLIEHAGMARLSRELVSLRCDVALPEPLEDLELKGIPDAPLRAFLEHHGFRTLLAKLGQVADDPVPAPASVPYEADPPCEHDAYETVVDVETLDRWIAQAQHQGWVAIDTETTGTDATGADLVGVSLALGANKACYIPLGHGGSDLFGETPPQIERDAALARLKVLCEDASVLKIGHNLKFDMIVLGLHGIAIAPHDDTIVMSFDLDAGLHGHGMDELAATHLSHSCIAFKDVVGTGKTQRGFHEVDLKAATRYAAEDADVTYRLWKRFKARLPAEEATRVYEMVDRPLVPVIARMEMRGIKVDRERLSGLSAEFSGQIAGLETVIHGLAGAPFTIGSPKQLGDVLFERMGIKGGRKGKSGVYSTDVTELERIAADKDSPGAEIAARVLDWRQLTKLKNTYTDALQAQINPRTGRVHTSYSLTGAQTGRLSSTEPNLQNIPIRTEVGRQIRDAFVAEPGNVILAADYSQIELRLAAHMADVPALRDAFANGDDIHSLTAMELFGEVNRDTRGRAKTINFAILYGISRWGLAGRLDVSAEEAQAMIDRYFERFPGINTYIAETTQSVRERGFTTTLFGRKTHFPRIRSKVQHERQGAERAAINAPIQGTSADIIKRAMVRMEPALRDAGLPDVQMLLQVHDELVFELPEGDVDAARPVIERVMAEAAQPAVTLSVPLGIEIGTGASWGAAH, encoded by the coding sequence ATGCCCCATCTCTATCTCGTCGACGGCTCGGGCTATATCTTCCGCGCCTATCATCGCCTGCCGCCGCTCACCAACAAACACGGCGAGCCGGTCGGTGCCGTCTATGGCTATACCGCGATGCTGTGGAAGCTCGCCGACGAGCTGCACGCGGCGGAGGGGCCGACGCATATGGCGGTGATCCTCGACAAATCGTCGAAGACCTTCCGCAACGATCTGTACGATCAGTATAAAGCCCACCGGCCGCCGCCGCCCGAGGATCTGGTCCCCCAGTTCCCGATGATCCGCGACGCCACCCGCGCCTTCTCGTTGCCATGTATCGAGACCGAGGGGCTGGAGGCGGACGACATCATCGCCTGCTACGCCAAGGCGGCGCTGGCGCAGGGCTGGCAAGTGACGATCGTCAGTTCCGACAAGGATCTGATGCAGCTCATCGAGCCCGGCCTCGACCTCTACGATACGATGAACAACCGCCGGCTCGGCGCGGAGCATGTCGCCGAGAAGTTCTTCGGCATCGCGCCGACGCAGCTCGGCGACGTGCTCGCGCTGATGGGCGACAGCGTCGACAACGTACCCGGCGTCCCCGGCGTCGGCCCGAAGACCGCCGCCAAGCTGATCCTCGAACACGGCGACCTCGAATCGGTCCTTGCCGCCGCGGAGGGGATGAAGAAGGGCAAGCTGCGCGACAATCTGATCGAGCACGCCGGCATGGCGCGGCTGAGCCGCGAACTCGTCTCGCTGCGCTGCGACGTCGCGCTGCCCGAACCGCTCGAGGATCTCGAACTCAAGGGCATCCCCGACGCGCCGCTGCGCGCCTTCCTCGAACATCACGGCTTCCGCACCCTGCTCGCCAAGCTCGGCCAGGTCGCCGACGATCCCGTCCCCGCACCCGCCTCGGTGCCCTATGAAGCCGATCCGCCGTGCGAGCATGACGCCTATGAAACCGTGGTCGACGTCGAGACGCTCGACCGCTGGATCGCGCAGGCGCAGCATCAGGGCTGGGTGGCGATCGACACCGAGACGACCGGCACCGACGCGACCGGCGCTGATCTGGTCGGCGTCAGCCTCGCGCTCGGCGCCAACAAGGCGTGCTATATCCCGCTCGGCCACGGCGGCAGCGACCTGTTCGGCGAGACGCCGCCGCAGATCGAGCGCGACGCGGCGCTCGCCCGGCTGAAGGTCCTCTGCGAGGACGCGTCGGTGCTCAAGATCGGGCATAATCTCAAGTTCGACATGATCGTGCTCGGGCTGCATGGCATCGCGATCGCGCCGCACGACGATACGATCGTGATGAGCTTCGACCTCGACGCCGGGCTGCACGGCCATGGCATGGACGAGCTGGCGGCGACGCACCTGTCGCATAGCTGCATCGCGTTCAAGGACGTGGTCGGCACCGGCAAGACGCAGCGCGGCTTCCACGAGGTCGATCTCAAGGCGGCGACGCGCTACGCCGCCGAGGATGCCGACGTCACCTATCGGTTGTGGAAGCGCTTCAAGGCGCGGTTGCCCGCCGAGGAGGCGACGCGCGTCTATGAGATGGTCGACCGGCCGCTGGTGCCGGTGATCGCGCGGATGGAAATGCGCGGGATCAAGGTCGATCGCGAGCGGCTGTCCGGCCTGTCCGCCGAGTTCAGCGGCCAGATCGCCGGGCTGGAGACGGTGATCCACGGTCTTGCCGGCGCGCCGTTCACGATCGGCAGCCCCAAGCAATTGGGCGACGTGCTGTTCGAGCGGATGGGCATCAAGGGCGGCCGCAAGGGCAAGTCCGGCGTCTATTCGACCGACGTCACCGAGCTGGAGCGGATCGCCGCCGACAAGGATTCGCCCGGCGCCGAGATCGCCGCGCGCGTGCTCGACTGGCGACAGCTCACCAAGCTCAAGAACACCTATACCGATGCGTTGCAGGCGCAGATCAACCCGCGCACCGGCCGCGTCCACACCAGTTACTCGCTGACCGGGGCGCAAACCGGGCGCCTGTCGTCGACCGAGCCCAATCTGCAGAACATCCCGATCCGTACCGAGGTGGGCCGGCAGATCCGCGACGCCTTCGTCGCCGAGCCGGGCAACGTCATCCTCGCCGCCGATTATTCGCAGATCGAGCTGCGGCTGGCGGCGCATATGGCCGACGTGCCGGCGCTGCGCGACGCCTTCGCCAATGGCGACGACATCCACAGCCTGACTGCGATGGAGCTGTTCGGCGAGGTCAACCGTGACACCCGCGGCCGCGCCAAGACGATCAACTTCGCAATCCTCTACGGCATCAGCCGCTGGGGGCTCGCCGGGCGGCTCGACGTCAGCGCCGAGGAGGCGCAGGCGATGATCGACCGCTATTTCGAGCGCTTCCCCGGCATCAACACGTATATCGCCGAGACGACGCAGAGCGTGCGCGAGCGCGGCTTCACCACCACCCTGTTCGGCCGCAAGACGCACTTCCCGCGCATCCGCAGCAAGGTGCAGCACGAGCGGCAGGGCGCCGAGCGCGCCGCGATCAACGCACCGATTCAGGGCACCAGCGCCGATATCATCAAGCGCGCGATGGTGCGGATGGAGCCGGCGCTGCGCGACGCGGGGCTGCCCGACGTCCAGATGCTGTTGCAGGTGCACGACGAACTGGTGTTCGAACTGCCCGAGGGCGACGTCGACGCGGCCAGGCCGGTGATCGAGCGGGTGATGGCCGAGGCGGCGCAGCCGGCGGTAACGCTGTCGGTGCCGCTCGGGATCGAGATCGGGACGGGCGCGAGCTGGGGAGCGGCGCATTGA
- the nadB gene encoding L-aspartate oxidase: MTEATRNSDVLIVGSGAAGLTAALNLAERFRVTVLAKGALNEGSTAWAQGGIAAVLEPGDTFDNHVEDTMVAGAGLNDRDIVEFVVEGAPAAIERLTQLGVPFATEGNTLHLTREGGHSHRRIVHVADATGWAVQEALQRAAEAHPNITLVPDQVAIDLATSRHEQRYSGAGNVWGVYAVDRGTGRVTLYTAKATVLATGGAGRTYLFSTAPRGATGDGIAMAWRAGARVSNMEMMQFHPTCLYHLEVKNFLITEAVRGEGGRLINPTTGKRFMSYYDAERMELAPRDVVARAIDAEIKRYGLDYVHLDISHQPADFVRGHFPNIYEKLRGLGIDMTTQPIPVVPAQHYTCGGIVIDRDGRTDLPGLYAAGECTESGLHGANRLASNSLLECFVFGEACADHIAAHWDGLPPVPVIRPWDESRVTDSDEEVVIKQNWTEIRRFMWNYVGIVRTTKRLERAQHRIQMLTEEVADYYGHFRVTPDLIELRNLLQTAALIVRSALHRHESRGLHYTLDYPETLPEAVDTVLVP; the protein is encoded by the coding sequence GTGACCGAAGCGACCCGCAACAGCGACGTCCTCATCGTCGGCTCGGGCGCCGCGGGGCTCACCGCGGCGCTCAACCTCGCGGAACGGTTCAGGGTCACCGTGCTCGCCAAGGGCGCGCTCAACGAAGGGTCGACCGCCTGGGCGCAGGGCGGGATCGCCGCGGTGCTCGAACCCGGCGATACGTTCGACAATCACGTCGAGGATACGATGGTCGCCGGGGCCGGCCTCAATGACCGCGATATCGTCGAATTCGTCGTCGAGGGCGCCCCCGCCGCGATCGAGCGACTGACACAGCTCGGCGTCCCCTTCGCCACCGAGGGGAATACGCTTCATCTCACCCGCGAGGGCGGCCACAGCCATCGCCGTATCGTCCATGTCGCGGACGCGACCGGCTGGGCGGTGCAGGAGGCGCTGCAACGCGCCGCCGAGGCGCATCCCAATATCACGCTCGTCCCCGATCAGGTCGCGATCGACCTCGCCACCAGCCGCCACGAACAGCGCTATTCGGGCGCAGGCAACGTCTGGGGCGTCTATGCAGTCGATCGCGGCACCGGCCGCGTCACGCTCTACACCGCAAAGGCGACGGTGCTCGCCACCGGCGGCGCGGGGCGCACCTATCTCTTCTCCACCGCGCCGCGCGGCGCGACCGGGGACGGCATCGCGATGGCGTGGCGGGCGGGTGCGCGCGTCTCCAACATGGAGATGATGCAATTCCATCCGACCTGCCTCTACCATCTCGAGGTCAAGAACTTCCTCATCACCGAGGCGGTGCGCGGCGAGGGCGGGCGGCTGATCAACCCGACCACCGGCAAGCGCTTCATGTCCTATTACGATGCCGAGCGGATGGAGCTGGCGCCGCGCGACGTGGTCGCGCGCGCGATCGACGCCGAGATCAAGCGCTACGGCCTCGATTACGTCCATCTCGACATCAGCCACCAGCCCGCCGATTTCGTCCGCGGCCATTTCCCCAACATCTATGAGAAGTTACGCGGCCTCGGCATCGACATGACGACGCAGCCGATCCCGGTGGTGCCGGCGCAGCACTACACCTGCGGTGGCATCGTCATCGACCGCGACGGCCGCACCGATCTACCCGGCCTCTATGCCGCGGGCGAGTGCACCGAGAGCGGGCTGCACGGCGCTAACCGGCTCGCCTCGAACAGCCTGCTCGAATGTTTCGTGTTCGGCGAGGCCTGCGCCGACCATATCGCGGCGCATTGGGACGGGCTGCCGCCTGTCCCGGTGATCCGCCCGTGGGACGAGAGCCGCGTCACCGATTCGGACGAGGAGGTGGTGATCAAGCAGAATTGGACCGAGATCCGACGCTTCATGTGGAATTACGTCGGCATCGTCCGCACCACCAAAAGGCTCGAACGCGCGCAGCACCGCATCCAGATGCTGACCGAGGAGGTGGCGGATTATTACGGCCATTTCCGCGTCACCCCCGATCTGATCGAGCTGCGCAACCTGTTGCAGACCGCCGCGCTGATCGTCCGCTCGGCGCTGCACCGGCACGAGAGCCGCGGCCTGCATTATACGCTCGACTATCCCGAGACGCTGCCGGAGGCGGTCGATACGGTGCTGGTCCCGTAA